The proteins below are encoded in one region of Takifugu rubripes chromosome 1, fTakRub1.2, whole genome shotgun sequence:
- the LOC101065031 gene encoding radial spoke head 1 homolog isoform X2 produces MSDTESDEEHNKLGEYEGDRNEAGERHGVGKAVLANGHIYQGHYENGKRHGKGTYHFKNGSRYVGKYQQNMKHGQGTFYYPDGSKYEGSWVKDVREGHGVYTYPNGDIYEGEWLNHMRHGQGVYHYHATGSKYKGSWMNGKMEHAGEYIHSNYKYKGNFSNNNPCGTGKFVFDIGCMQNGEYQQIHQDTDELEYTIPATSIKWTPICIIFVTPDGHQQEGPTT; encoded by the exons ATGTCAGATACGGAATCCGATGAGGAACACAACAAACTTGGG GAATATGAAGGAGACAGAAATGAAGCCGGTGAGAGGCACGGAGTAGGAAAAGCTGTTCTGGCCAATGGCCATATTTATCAGGGTCATTATGAGAATGGCAAGAGACATGGAAAG GGAACATATCATTTCAAGAATGGCTCCAGATATGTGGGAAAGTATCAGCAGAACATGAAACATGGACAAGGCACTTTCTACTATCCAGATGGCTCTAAATACGAAG GATCCTGGGTTAAGGATGTGAGAGAGGGTCACGGTGTCTACACCTATCCCAATGGAGACATATATGAAGGGGAGTGGTTGAATCATATGAG GCATGGGCAGGGAGTTTATCACTATCATGCCACTGGCTCAAAGTACAAAGGCAGCTGGATGAATGGCAAAATGGAACATGCTGGAGAGTACATTCATTCCAACTACAAATACAAGGGAAATTTTAGCAACAACAAT CCATGTGGGACTGGAAAGTTTGTGTTTGACATTGGTTGCATGCAAAATGGTGAATACCAACAAATACATCAG GACACAGATGAGTTGGAATATACCATACCAGCCACTTCAATCAAGTGGACTCCCATATGCATTATTTTTGTTACTCCAG acggccatcagcaggagggtcccactACATGA
- the LOC101065031 gene encoding radial spoke head 1 homolog isoform X6, whose translation MSDTESDEEHNKLGEYEGDRNEAGERHGVGKAVLANGHIYQGHYENGKRHGKGTYHFKNGSRYVGKYQQNMKHGQGTFYYPDGSKYEGSWVKDVREGHGVYTYPNGDIYEGEWLNHMRHGQGVYHYHATGSKYKGSWMNGKMEHAGEYIHSNYKYKGNFSNNNDTDELEYTIPATSIKWTPICIIFVTPDGHQQEGPTT comes from the exons ATGTCAGATACGGAATCCGATGAGGAACACAACAAACTTGGG GAATATGAAGGAGACAGAAATGAAGCCGGTGAGAGGCACGGAGTAGGAAAAGCTGTTCTGGCCAATGGCCATATTTATCAGGGTCATTATGAGAATGGCAAGAGACATGGAAAG GGAACATATCATTTCAAGAATGGCTCCAGATATGTGGGAAAGTATCAGCAGAACATGAAACATGGACAAGGCACTTTCTACTATCCAGATGGCTCTAAATACGAAG GATCCTGGGTTAAGGATGTGAGAGAGGGTCACGGTGTCTACACCTATCCCAATGGAGACATATATGAAGGGGAGTGGTTGAATCATATGAG GCATGGGCAGGGAGTTTATCACTATCATGCCACTGGCTCAAAGTACAAAGGCAGCTGGATGAATGGCAAAATGGAACATGCTGGAGAGTACATTCATTCCAACTACAAATACAAGGGAAATTTTAGCAACAACAAT GACACAGATGAGTTGGAATATACCATACCAGCCACTTCAATCAAGTGGACTCCCATATGCATTATTTTTGTTACTCCAG acggccatcagcaggagggtcccactACATGA
- the LOC101065031 gene encoding radial spoke head 1 homolog isoform X3 — protein sequence MSDTESDEEHNKLGEYEGDRNEAGERHGVGKAVLANGHIYQGHYENGKRHGKGTYHFKNGSRYVGKYQQNMKHGQGTFYYPDGSKYEGSWVKDVREGHGVYTYPNGDIYEGEWLNHMRHGQGVYHYHATGSKYKGSWMNGKMEHAGEYIHSNYKYKGNFSNNNPCGTGKFVFDIGCMQNGEYQQIHQDTDELEYTIPATSIKWTPICIIFVTPEM from the exons ATGTCAGATACGGAATCCGATGAGGAACACAACAAACTTGGG GAATATGAAGGAGACAGAAATGAAGCCGGTGAGAGGCACGGAGTAGGAAAAGCTGTTCTGGCCAATGGCCATATTTATCAGGGTCATTATGAGAATGGCAAGAGACATGGAAAG GGAACATATCATTTCAAGAATGGCTCCAGATATGTGGGAAAGTATCAGCAGAACATGAAACATGGACAAGGCACTTTCTACTATCCAGATGGCTCTAAATACGAAG GATCCTGGGTTAAGGATGTGAGAGAGGGTCACGGTGTCTACACCTATCCCAATGGAGACATATATGAAGGGGAGTGGTTGAATCATATGAG GCATGGGCAGGGAGTTTATCACTATCATGCCACTGGCTCAAAGTACAAAGGCAGCTGGATGAATGGCAAAATGGAACATGCTGGAGAGTACATTCATTCCAACTACAAATACAAGGGAAATTTTAGCAACAACAAT CCATGTGGGACTGGAAAGTTTGTGTTTGACATTGGTTGCATGCAAAATGGTGAATACCAACAAATACATCAG GACACAGATGAGTTGGAATATACCATACCAGCCACTTCAATCAAGTGGACTCCCATATGCATTATTTTTGTTACTCCAG AAATGTAG
- the LOC101065031 gene encoding radial spoke head 1 homolog isoform X1, which produces MSDTESDEEHNKLGEYEGDRNEAGERHGVGKAVLANGHIYQGHYENGKRHGKGTYHFKNGSRYVGKYQQNMKHGQGTFYYPDGSKYEGSWVKDVREGHGVYTYPNGDIYEGEWLNHMRHGQGVYHYHATGSKYKGSWMNGKMEHAGEYIHSNYKYKGNFSNNNPCGTGKFVFDIGCMQNGEYQQIHQDTDELEYTIPATSIKWTPICIIFVTPGIVTHPKSLQFKYQFIFTYL; this is translated from the exons ATGTCAGATACGGAATCCGATGAGGAACACAACAAACTTGGG GAATATGAAGGAGACAGAAATGAAGCCGGTGAGAGGCACGGAGTAGGAAAAGCTGTTCTGGCCAATGGCCATATTTATCAGGGTCATTATGAGAATGGCAAGAGACATGGAAAG GGAACATATCATTTCAAGAATGGCTCCAGATATGTGGGAAAGTATCAGCAGAACATGAAACATGGACAAGGCACTTTCTACTATCCAGATGGCTCTAAATACGAAG GATCCTGGGTTAAGGATGTGAGAGAGGGTCACGGTGTCTACACCTATCCCAATGGAGACATATATGAAGGGGAGTGGTTGAATCATATGAG GCATGGGCAGGGAGTTTATCACTATCATGCCACTGGCTCAAAGTACAAAGGCAGCTGGATGAATGGCAAAATGGAACATGCTGGAGAGTACATTCATTCCAACTACAAATACAAGGGAAATTTTAGCAACAACAAT CCATGTGGGACTGGAAAGTTTGTGTTTGACATTGGTTGCATGCAAAATGGTGAATACCAACAAATACATCAG GACACAGATGAGTTGGAATATACCATACCAGCCACTTCAATCAAGTGGACTCCCATATGCATTATTTTTGTTACTCCAGGTATTGTGACACACCCAAAAAGTCTTCAGTTTAAGTATCAGTTTATATTTACTTACTTGTAA
- the LOC101065031 gene encoding radial spoke head 1 homolog isoform X5: MSDTESDEEHNKLGEYEGDRNEAGERHGVGKAVLANGHIYQGHYENGKRHGKGTYHFKNGSRYVGKYQQNMKHGQGTFYYPDGSKYEGSWVKDVREGHGVYTYPNGDIYEGEWLNHMRYSPSLNIDRRQSAPCGTGKFVFDIGCMQNGEYQQIHQDTDELEYTIPATSIKWTPICIIFVTPGIVTHPKSLQFKYQFIFTYL; the protein is encoded by the exons ATGTCAGATACGGAATCCGATGAGGAACACAACAAACTTGGG GAATATGAAGGAGACAGAAATGAAGCCGGTGAGAGGCACGGAGTAGGAAAAGCTGTTCTGGCCAATGGCCATATTTATCAGGGTCATTATGAGAATGGCAAGAGACATGGAAAG GGAACATATCATTTCAAGAATGGCTCCAGATATGTGGGAAAGTATCAGCAGAACATGAAACATGGACAAGGCACTTTCTACTATCCAGATGGCTCTAAATACGAAG GATCCTGGGTTAAGGATGTGAGAGAGGGTCACGGTGTCTACACCTATCCCAATGGAGACATATATGAAGGGGAGTGGTTGAATCATATGAGGTACAGCCCCAGTCTTAACATAGACAGAAGACAGTCTGCA CCATGTGGGACTGGAAAGTTTGTGTTTGACATTGGTTGCATGCAAAATGGTGAATACCAACAAATACATCAG GACACAGATGAGTTGGAATATACCATACCAGCCACTTCAATCAAGTGGACTCCCATATGCATTATTTTTGTTACTCCAGGTATTGTGACACACCCAAAAAGTCTTCAGTTTAAGTATCAGTTTATATTTACTTACTTGTAA
- the LOC101065031 gene encoding radial spoke head 1 homolog isoform X4 yields the protein MSDTESDEEHNKLGEYEGDRNEAGERHGVGKAVLANGHIYQGHYENGKRHGKGTYHFKNGSRYVGKYQQNMKHGQGTFYYPDGSKYEGSWVKDVREGHGVYTYPNGDIYEGEWLNHMRHGQGVYHYHATGSKYKGSWMNGKMEHAGEYIHSNYKYKGNFSNNNDTDELEYTIPATSIKWTPICIIFVTPGIVTHPKSLQFKYQFIFTYL from the exons ATGTCAGATACGGAATCCGATGAGGAACACAACAAACTTGGG GAATATGAAGGAGACAGAAATGAAGCCGGTGAGAGGCACGGAGTAGGAAAAGCTGTTCTGGCCAATGGCCATATTTATCAGGGTCATTATGAGAATGGCAAGAGACATGGAAAG GGAACATATCATTTCAAGAATGGCTCCAGATATGTGGGAAAGTATCAGCAGAACATGAAACATGGACAAGGCACTTTCTACTATCCAGATGGCTCTAAATACGAAG GATCCTGGGTTAAGGATGTGAGAGAGGGTCACGGTGTCTACACCTATCCCAATGGAGACATATATGAAGGGGAGTGGTTGAATCATATGAG GCATGGGCAGGGAGTTTATCACTATCATGCCACTGGCTCAAAGTACAAAGGCAGCTGGATGAATGGCAAAATGGAACATGCTGGAGAGTACATTCATTCCAACTACAAATACAAGGGAAATTTTAGCAACAACAAT GACACAGATGAGTTGGAATATACCATACCAGCCACTTCAATCAAGTGGACTCCCATATGCATTATTTTTGTTACTCCAGGTATTGTGACACACCCAAAAAGTCTTCAGTTTAAGTATCAGTTTATATTTACTTACTTGTAA
- the LOC101065031 gene encoding radial spoke head 1 homolog isoform X7, protein MSDTESDEEHNKLGEYEGDRNEAGERHGVGKAVLANGHIYQGHYENGKRHGKGTYHFKNGSRYVGKYQQNMKHGQGTFYYPDGSKYEGSWVKDVREGHGVYTYPNGDIYEGEWLNHMRHGQGVYHYHATGSKYKGSWMNGKMEHAGEYIHSNYKYKGNFSNNNPQLDFTFPAAKKIQIQSINRKKKHRTIH, encoded by the exons ATGTCAGATACGGAATCCGATGAGGAACACAACAAACTTGGG GAATATGAAGGAGACAGAAATGAAGCCGGTGAGAGGCACGGAGTAGGAAAAGCTGTTCTGGCCAATGGCCATATTTATCAGGGTCATTATGAGAATGGCAAGAGACATGGAAAG GGAACATATCATTTCAAGAATGGCTCCAGATATGTGGGAAAGTATCAGCAGAACATGAAACATGGACAAGGCACTTTCTACTATCCAGATGGCTCTAAATACGAAG GATCCTGGGTTAAGGATGTGAGAGAGGGTCACGGTGTCTACACCTATCCCAATGGAGACATATATGAAGGGGAGTGGTTGAATCATATGAG GCATGGGCAGGGAGTTTATCACTATCATGCCACTGGCTCAAAGTACAAAGGCAGCTGGATGAATGGCAAAATGGAACATGCTGGAGAGTACATTCATTCCAACTACAAATACAAGGGAAATTTTAGCAACAACAAT CCTCAGTTGGATTTTACGTTTCCAGCAGccaaaaaaatccaaatccaaagcatcaacagaaaaaagaagcacaGAACAATACATTAA